The following proteins come from a genomic window of Marinihelvus fidelis:
- a CDS encoding TRAP transporter small permease, which yields MKLLTPLADGLEAVLKHVLVALMVALVGAVSWQVISRYVFSAPSSWTEEVARFLLIWVSLLGAAYSTRHRAHLGLDLLAQKVTGKAEAWLHGFTAFVIVLFALGVLVVGGGKLVALTWELKQTSAVLGIPVAIVYSVIPLTGALITLFALSPASGATTTDPVLGGES from the coding sequence ATGAAGCTGTTGACGCCGTTGGCGGATGGCCTGGAAGCCGTGCTCAAACACGTGCTGGTGGCGCTGATGGTCGCCCTTGTCGGCGCGGTCAGCTGGCAGGTGATTTCCCGTTACGTGTTTTCTGCACCCAGCTCCTGGACCGAGGAAGTCGCACGCTTTCTGCTGATCTGGGTCAGCCTGTTGGGCGCCGCCTATTCGACCCGGCACCGGGCGCACCTGGGCCTGGACCTGCTGGCGCAGAAGGTCACGGGGAAGGCCGAGGCCTGGCTGCATGGATTCACCGCCTTCGTCATCGTGTTGTTCGCACTGGGCGTGCTGGTCGTTGGCGGCGGCAAGCTGGTGGCGCTGACCTGGGAACTGAAACAGACCTCCGCGGTGCTGGGCATACCCGTGGCCATCGTCTACTCGGTGATCCCGTTGACCGGGGCGCTGATCACGTTGTTCGCCCTGAGCCCGGCCAGTGGGGCGACAACCACCGACCCGGTGTTGGGGGGTGAATCATGA